A portion of the Adhaeribacter radiodurans genome contains these proteins:
- the secE gene encoding preprotein translocase subunit SecE — protein MEKVRKYIHDTIEEMRHRVSWPKYSELQNSSVLVLIGSVVFAIVVGFMDFLYDSTLSWFYNQF, from the coding sequence ATGGAAAAGGTTAGAAAATATATTCACGATACAATTGAGGAAATGAGACATCGTGTTTCATGGCCTAAATATAGTGAACTGCAAAACAGTTCGGTTTTAGTATTAATAGGTTCAGTTGTATTTGCGATTGTTGTTGGCTTTATGGACTTTTTGTACGACTCAACTTTGTCTTGGTTCTACAACCAGTTTTAA
- the tuf gene encoding elongation factor Tu gives MAKENFDRSKPHVNIGTIGHVDHGKTTLTAAITQVLANKGLAEKRDFSSIDNAPEEKERGITINTSHVEYATANRHYAHVDCPGHADYVKNMVTGAAQMDGAILVVAATDGPMPQTREHILLARQVGVPQLVVFMNKVDMVDDPELLELVEMEIRELLSFYDFDGDNIPVIQGSALGGLNGDAKWVATIEQLMDAVDSFIPIPTRLTDLPFLMPVEDVFSITGRGTVATGRIERGVINSGEQVDILGMGAEGLKSTVTGVEMFRKILDRGEAGDNVGLLLRGIDKDQIRRGMVICKPGSVKPHAEFKAEVYVLSKEEGGRHTPFFNKYRPQFYLRTTDVTGEIVLPEGVEMVMPGDNITITVKLINKVAMEKGLRFAIREGGRTVGAGQVTEILD, from the coding sequence ATGGCAAAAGAAAATTTTGATCGCTCGAAGCCGCACGTTAACATCGGTACCATCGGGCACGTTGACCACGGTAAAACAACCCTGACTGCCGCTATCACTCAGGTTTTAGCGAACAAAGGTCTTGCCGAGAAAAGAGACTTTTCCTCTATCGATAACGCTCCCGAAGAAAAAGAACGCGGTATTACCATTAATACTTCACACGTTGAATATGCTACTGCTAACCGTCACTATGCTCACGTAGACTGCCCTGGTCACGCTGACTACGTTAAAAACATGGTTACTGGTGCTGCTCAGATGGACGGTGCTATCTTGGTAGTAGCTGCTACTGATGGTCCAATGCCACAAACTCGTGAGCACATCCTTTTAGCTCGTCAGGTAGGTGTGCCTCAATTGGTTGTTTTCATGAACAAAGTGGACATGGTAGACGACCCAGAATTGTTGGAACTGGTAGAAATGGAAATCCGTGAATTATTATCGTTTTATGATTTTGATGGCGATAACATTCCGGTAATTCAAGGTTCTGCATTAGGTGGTTTAAATGGTGATGCCAAATGGGTAGCTACCATCGAGCAATTAATGGATGCAGTGGATAGCTTTATTCCGATTCCAACTCGTTTAACTGATCTGCCGTTCTTAATGCCAGTTGAAGATGTGTTCTCTATTACTGGTCGTGGTACTGTAGCAACTGGTCGTATCGAGCGTGGTGTAATCAACTCTGGTGAGCAGGTTGATATCTTGGGTATGGGTGCGGAAGGCTTAAAGTCTACTGTAACTGGTGTGGAAATGTTCCGCAAGATTTTGGACAGAGGTGAAGCTGGTGACAACGTAGGTTTATTATTGCGTGGTATTGACAAAGACCAAATCCGTCGCGGTATGGTTATTTGTAAGCCAGGTTCTGTTAAGCCACATGCTGAGTTTAAGGCAGAAGTTTACGTTCTTTCAAAAGAAGAAGGTGGCCGTCATACTCCATTCTTTAACAAATATCGTCCTCAGTTCTACTTGCGTACAACTGACGTAACAGGCGAGATTGTTCTTCCAGAAGGGGTAGAAATGGTTATGCCAGGTGATAACATTACTATTACTGTTAAATTAATTAACAAAGTAGCAATGGAAAAAGGCCTTCGTTTTGCGATCCGTGAAGGTGGTCGTACAGTTGGTGCTGGTCAGGTAACTGAAATTTTAGACTAA